The Papilio machaon chromosome 3, ilPapMach1.1, whole genome shotgun sequence genome window below encodes:
- the LOC106707524 gene encoding histone-lysine N-methyltransferase EHMT1 isoform X2, with the protein MHSDHDDAVTPKKKHDKADISPDVSVRIENSDPGSDKKADKDAKPRIVLTFRSEKSGAKNSNMKIVSTEEKHEEVSPRRSNRNRSTKWESDEDNETLSSAKKSLNVSQSVSENDEASDSSLATPKRSTRRRSKEFSENVLANAIARKEKSYNETLPGPTQRLSRRIKPTAKILANEELRMGLESQNNARLGLQPEKTTEEGVRTRRSVHSKNYDAESTVVDKKAVKRHKPSEDIKQDKSEGGENSSSDSKVKHLCKLGLKAINSTPDEDQVQGSSNRDGDDEENEAEAIEEDEEIDDESEVISKLLEADEDSSDEDFLYPAGGNPTERPRRSTRLCSSYGNESDQSSMSMGDDENNDAAGPEEGEEAAYPPEEYPVVASCNCEASSNMFAAPDELTEPVFCQAIDSVDGVRVGCSHSAARRGGELQPLVRAGPRTPYLLACRLHTAQLRKHMCCAACGLFCAQGIFYQCSKGHLFHLECGIPGCERGEGKTGGGGGVSAGAGCPHCGVHAVLWQPANKDCARVKIDMHCSGKQVYLPEQREQSIPAYIGFGGINPALIEQGPVIPEDLLPSPPVDLKRLCEETVSTEEDEPIDKVELLHDAIITGEAAEQLIPKIVSAKGEGLESALGVAARWGRVAAVYLLHFAGAKLDALDADNRTPLHIALNALLDKSKPTKSNNETVKNEEKPEAMEVDEKNGSKEDKEEDKDIKEVEQEEDDITESDVNKPSDEDLMKVIRYLIAAGCDVNLPGPDGMTALHMAAQHGGLAACRLLLEEGRALVDARDHGGWTPLVWAAENSHPDVVSLLLEWGADAAARDAEGNGVVHWCALHGDANSLRLLLHAAPHAHAHTNAHADTPLHVAARQGHYACVVMLLARGARTDVENSGGELPVEVCSGQCQTAISLNMQMALAVSDKPVRCRLLCNDISKGREPFPVPCINEVDDIAAPDDFTYVTRHVTPTPLHLDTALATLQGCRCEGSECVSGECACAALGVRAWYRAGRLPRTFPYHDPPMLFECNQTCACNARTCGNRVISRLQQLGSLGARVAVVRTSRCGWALRALQPLLSGAPAALYCGELLPHTAADARAHDHYMFALDLKQDLLDDGGGGGERGGEVAEQLCVDAAQFGSAARFINHSCRPNLAPVRVFTDVRDLRLPNVALFALRDIAAGEELTFDYGDKFWSVKSKFMKCECDAPDCRYPTKSTEE; encoded by the exons ATGCACTCGGACCACGACGACGCAGTAACCCCCAAGAAAAAACACGATAAAGCAGACATATCACCAGATGTTTCAGTTAGAATCGAAAATTCTGATCCTGGAAGTGATAAAAAAGCTGATAAAGACGCCAAGCCACGTATTGTGTTGACGTTTCGGTCTGAGAAGTCTGGAGCGAAAAATAGCAACATGAAAATCGTTTCAACAGAAGAAAAACATGAAGAGGTCTCACCAAGGCGATCAAATAGAAATCGTAGCACAAAATGGGAATCTGATGAGGATAATGAAACTTTAAGTAGTGCTAAGAAAAGCCTAAATGTTAGTCAGTCAGTATCAGAGAATGATGAAGCTTCAGATAGTTCATTGGCAACACCAAAGCGGTCAACAAGGCGTCGCAGCAAAGAGTTTTCAGAAAATGTACTGGCTAATGCTATAGCCAGAAAAGAAAAGTCGTATAACGAAACTCTTCCAGGTCCCACACAAAGATTGTCAAGAAGAATTAAACCTACTGCTAAGATATTAGCCAACGAGGAACTGAGAATGGGCCTTGAGTCCCAAAACAATGCACGACTTGGGTTACAACCAGAGAAGACTACTGAAGAGGGTGTCAGAACTAGGAGGTCTGTTCATTCAAAGAATTATGATGCAGAGAGTACAGTGGTTGATAAGAAAGCAGTAAAACGTCATAAGCCTTCCGAAGATATAAAACAAGACAAGTCAGAAGGTGGGGAGAATTCATCATCAGATTCAAAAGTTAAACATTTGTGTAAACTTGGTCTAAAGGCCATCAACAGTACCCCTGATGAAGATCAGGTTCAAGGATCAAGCAACAG AGATGGAGATGATGAAGAAAATGAAGCAGAAGCCATTGAAGAAGATGAGGAAATTGATGATGAATCAGAGGTGATCAGCAAGTTACTGGAGGCTGATGAAGATAGCAGTGATGAAGATTTCTTATATCCAGCTGGTGGGAATCCTACAGAACGGCCCAGACGATCCACTAGACTCTGTTCATCATATGGCAATGAGAGTGATCAGTCATCAATGTCTATGGGGGATGATGAGAATAA TGATGCAGCCGGTCCAGAGGAGGGTGAAGAAGCAGCATATCCACCAGAAGAATATCCAGTAGTTGCATCCTGCAATTGTGAGGCTTCCAGCAATATGTTTGCTGCTCCCGATGAACTTACTG AGCCTGTATTCTGCCAAGCGATAGACAGTGTGGACGGTGTGCGCGTGGGTTGCTCTCACAGTGCGGCGCGGCGTGGTGGCGAACTACAGCCGCTGGTGCGCGCTGGCCCCCGCACACCCTATCTACTCGCCTGCCGCTTGCACACTGCGCAGCTCAGGAAGCATATGTGCTGCGCCGCCTGCGGACTATTCTGTGCTCAG GGTATCTTCTACCAGTGCTCTAAAGGCCACTTGTTCCACTTGGAGTGTGGCATCCCGGGCTGTGAGCGTGGCGAGGGTAAGACGGGTGGGGGTGGGGGCGTGTCGGCGGGGGCGGGATGCCCACACTGCGGTGTGCACGCAGTACTGTGGCAGCCCGCTAACAAGGACTGTGCCAGAGTGAAGATCGACATGCATTGCAGTGGCAAGCAAGTATACCTGCCTGAACAGAGGGAGCAGTC AATACCAGCTTACATAGGCTTTGGTGGGATCAATCCAGCTCTAATTGAGCAAGGTCCTGTCATCCCCGAGGATCTGCTTCCATCTCCCCCTGTAGACCTGAAGAGGCTGTGTGAGGAGACTGTTAGCACGGAAGAGGACGAGCCCATTGATAAAGTGGAACTACTACATGACGCCATTATAACTGGAGAGGCGGCAGAACAGTTGATACCTAAAAttg TGTCAGCGAAGGGCGAAGGCCTAGAGTCTGCGCTGGGCGTGGCGGCGCGCTGGGGGCGTGTCGCGGCCGTGTACTTGCTGCACTTTGCTGGTGCTAAGCTGGACGCGCTCGACGCCGACAACCGCACGCCACTGCACATCGCTCTCAATg cacTGTTAGATAAATCTAAACCCACCAAGAGTAATAACGAAACTgttaaaaatgaagaaaagcCAGAAGCAATGGAAGTAGATGAAAAGAACGGTAGTAAAGAAGATAAAGAAGAAGACAAAGATATTAAAGAAGTAGAACAAGAAGAAGATGATATAACGGAAAGTGACGTCAATAAGCCGAGTGATGAAGATCTGATGAAAGTTATCAGATATTTAATAGCTGCTGGATGCGACGTTAACCTTCCG GGTCCTGATGGTATGACGGCGCTGCACATGGCGGCGCAGCATGGCGGGCTGGCGGCGTGCAGGCTGCTGCTGGAGGAAGGTCGCGCGCTGGTGGACGCACGAGACCACGGAGGCTGGACCCCGCTCGTCTGGGCCGCTGAGAACAGCCATCCTGATGTCGTCAG TCTGCTGCTGGAGTGGGGTGCGGATGCTGCGGCGCGCGACGCTGAGGGCAATGGCGTTGTACACTGGTGTGCGCTGCATGGCGACGCGAACTCACTGCGTCTGTTGCTGCACGCTGCACCGCATGCGCACGCGCACACCAACGCGCACGCAGACACACCACT ACATGTCGCGGCACGACAGGGTCATTACGCCTGTGTAGTTATGCTACTTGCTCGAGGTGCGAGG ACCGATGTGGAGAACTCTGGTGGTGAGCTGCCGGTGGAGGTGTGCTCGGGTCAGTGTCAGACTGCCATCTCCCTCAACATGCAGATGGCGCTCGCCGTCTCAGATAAACCCGTCCGCTGTAGACTGCTGTGCAA CGATATATCTAAAGGGCGCGAGCCGTTCCCTGTGCCTTGTATCAACGAGGTGGACGATATAGCCGCGCCCGACGACTTCACGTATGTCACTCGTCACGTTACACCCACACCCTTGCACCTCGACACCGCGCTAGCCACGCTGCAG GGATGTAGATGTGAGGGCAGCGAGTGTGTGTCGGGCgagtgcgcgtgcgcagcgcTGGGTGTGCGCGCCTGGTACCGCGCCGGACGTCTGCCGCGCACCTTTCCTTATCACGACCCGCCCATGTTGTTTGAGTGCAACCAGACATGCGCCTGCAATGCG CGTACATGTGGTAACCGCGTGATATCGCGGCTGCAGCAGCTGGGCTCGCTGGGTGCGCGTGTTGCTGTAGTACGTACATCTCGGTGTGGGTGGGCGCTGCGTGCGCTGCAACCGCTGCTCTCCGGCGCACCTGCAGCGCTTTACTGCGGCGAGCTGCTGCCGCACACTGCTGCAGACGCACGCGCACACGACCACTACATGTTCGCTTTGGACCTCAAGCAGGATCTCCTCGAT GATGGCGGTGGTGGGGGTGAGAGAGGGGGCGAGGTCGCGGAGCAGCTGTGCGTGGACGCGGCACAGTTTGGGAGTGCAGCGCGCTTCATCAACCACAGCTGTCGGCCAAACCTGGCGCCTGTGCGTGTCTTCACTGATGTACGCGACCTGCGTCTTCCCAACGTTGCTCTTTTCGCACTTAGAGACATCGCCGCCGGCGAGGAGCTCAC tttcGACTACGGAGACAAATTTTGGTCGGTTAAGTCCAAGTTCATGAAGTGCGAGTGTGACGCCCCGGACTGCAGATATCCCACCAAGTCTACAGAAGAATAA
- the LOC106707524 gene encoding histone-lysine N-methyltransferase EHMT1 isoform X1 — protein MHSDHDDAVTPKKKHDKADISPDVSVRIENSDPGSDKKADKDAKPRIVLTFRSEKSGAKNSNMKIVSTEEKHEEVSPRRSNRNRSTKWESDEDNETLSSAKKSLNVSQSVSENDEASDSSLATPKRSTRRRSKEFSENVLANAIARKEKSYNETLPGPTQRLSRRIKPTAKILANEELRMGLESQNNARLGLQPEKTTEEGVRTRRSVHSKNYDAESTVVDKKAVKRHKPSEDIKQDKSEGGENSSSDSKVKHLCKLGLKAINSTPDEDQVQGSSNRDGDDEENEAEAIEEDEEIDDESEVISKLLEADEDSSDEDFLYPAGGNPTERPRRSTRLCSSYGNESDQSSMSMGDDENKVPPRRSSRLRYSCSDFYDRDAAGPEEGEEAAYPPEEYPVVASCNCEASSNMFAAPDELTEPVFCQAIDSVDGVRVGCSHSAARRGGELQPLVRAGPRTPYLLACRLHTAQLRKHMCCAACGLFCAQGIFYQCSKGHLFHLECGIPGCERGEGKTGGGGGVSAGAGCPHCGVHAVLWQPANKDCARVKIDMHCSGKQVYLPEQREQSIPAYIGFGGINPALIEQGPVIPEDLLPSPPVDLKRLCEETVSTEEDEPIDKVELLHDAIITGEAAEQLIPKIVSAKGEGLESALGVAARWGRVAAVYLLHFAGAKLDALDADNRTPLHIALNALLDKSKPTKSNNETVKNEEKPEAMEVDEKNGSKEDKEEDKDIKEVEQEEDDITESDVNKPSDEDLMKVIRYLIAAGCDVNLPGPDGMTALHMAAQHGGLAACRLLLEEGRALVDARDHGGWTPLVWAAENSHPDVVSLLLEWGADAAARDAEGNGVVHWCALHGDANSLRLLLHAAPHAHAHTNAHADTPLHVAARQGHYACVVMLLARGARTDVENSGGELPVEVCSGQCQTAISLNMQMALAVSDKPVRCRLLCNDISKGREPFPVPCINEVDDIAAPDDFTYVTRHVTPTPLHLDTALATLQGCRCEGSECVSGECACAALGVRAWYRAGRLPRTFPYHDPPMLFECNQTCACNARTCGNRVISRLQQLGSLGARVAVVRTSRCGWALRALQPLLSGAPAALYCGELLPHTAADARAHDHYMFALDLKQDLLDDGGGGGERGGEVAEQLCVDAAQFGSAARFINHSCRPNLAPVRVFTDVRDLRLPNVALFALRDIAAGEELTFDYGDKFWSVKSKFMKCECDAPDCRYPTKSTEE, from the exons ATGCACTCGGACCACGACGACGCAGTAACCCCCAAGAAAAAACACGATAAAGCAGACATATCACCAGATGTTTCAGTTAGAATCGAAAATTCTGATCCTGGAAGTGATAAAAAAGCTGATAAAGACGCCAAGCCACGTATTGTGTTGACGTTTCGGTCTGAGAAGTCTGGAGCGAAAAATAGCAACATGAAAATCGTTTCAACAGAAGAAAAACATGAAGAGGTCTCACCAAGGCGATCAAATAGAAATCGTAGCACAAAATGGGAATCTGATGAGGATAATGAAACTTTAAGTAGTGCTAAGAAAAGCCTAAATGTTAGTCAGTCAGTATCAGAGAATGATGAAGCTTCAGATAGTTCATTGGCAACACCAAAGCGGTCAACAAGGCGTCGCAGCAAAGAGTTTTCAGAAAATGTACTGGCTAATGCTATAGCCAGAAAAGAAAAGTCGTATAACGAAACTCTTCCAGGTCCCACACAAAGATTGTCAAGAAGAATTAAACCTACTGCTAAGATATTAGCCAACGAGGAACTGAGAATGGGCCTTGAGTCCCAAAACAATGCACGACTTGGGTTACAACCAGAGAAGACTACTGAAGAGGGTGTCAGAACTAGGAGGTCTGTTCATTCAAAGAATTATGATGCAGAGAGTACAGTGGTTGATAAGAAAGCAGTAAAACGTCATAAGCCTTCCGAAGATATAAAACAAGACAAGTCAGAAGGTGGGGAGAATTCATCATCAGATTCAAAAGTTAAACATTTGTGTAAACTTGGTCTAAAGGCCATCAACAGTACCCCTGATGAAGATCAGGTTCAAGGATCAAGCAACAG AGATGGAGATGATGAAGAAAATGAAGCAGAAGCCATTGAAGAAGATGAGGAAATTGATGATGAATCAGAGGTGATCAGCAAGTTACTGGAGGCTGATGAAGATAGCAGTGATGAAGATTTCTTATATCCAGCTGGTGGGAATCCTACAGAACGGCCCAGACGATCCACTAGACTCTGTTCATCATATGGCAATGAGAGTGATCAGTCATCAATGTCTATGGGGGATGATGAGAATAA GGTGCCACCGCGTCGATCGTCTAGACTCAGATATAGTTGCAGTGATTTTTATGATCG TGATGCAGCCGGTCCAGAGGAGGGTGAAGAAGCAGCATATCCACCAGAAGAATATCCAGTAGTTGCATCCTGCAATTGTGAGGCTTCCAGCAATATGTTTGCTGCTCCCGATGAACTTACTG AGCCTGTATTCTGCCAAGCGATAGACAGTGTGGACGGTGTGCGCGTGGGTTGCTCTCACAGTGCGGCGCGGCGTGGTGGCGAACTACAGCCGCTGGTGCGCGCTGGCCCCCGCACACCCTATCTACTCGCCTGCCGCTTGCACACTGCGCAGCTCAGGAAGCATATGTGCTGCGCCGCCTGCGGACTATTCTGTGCTCAG GGTATCTTCTACCAGTGCTCTAAAGGCCACTTGTTCCACTTGGAGTGTGGCATCCCGGGCTGTGAGCGTGGCGAGGGTAAGACGGGTGGGGGTGGGGGCGTGTCGGCGGGGGCGGGATGCCCACACTGCGGTGTGCACGCAGTACTGTGGCAGCCCGCTAACAAGGACTGTGCCAGAGTGAAGATCGACATGCATTGCAGTGGCAAGCAAGTATACCTGCCTGAACAGAGGGAGCAGTC AATACCAGCTTACATAGGCTTTGGTGGGATCAATCCAGCTCTAATTGAGCAAGGTCCTGTCATCCCCGAGGATCTGCTTCCATCTCCCCCTGTAGACCTGAAGAGGCTGTGTGAGGAGACTGTTAGCACGGAAGAGGACGAGCCCATTGATAAAGTGGAACTACTACATGACGCCATTATAACTGGAGAGGCGGCAGAACAGTTGATACCTAAAAttg TGTCAGCGAAGGGCGAAGGCCTAGAGTCTGCGCTGGGCGTGGCGGCGCGCTGGGGGCGTGTCGCGGCCGTGTACTTGCTGCACTTTGCTGGTGCTAAGCTGGACGCGCTCGACGCCGACAACCGCACGCCACTGCACATCGCTCTCAATg cacTGTTAGATAAATCTAAACCCACCAAGAGTAATAACGAAACTgttaaaaatgaagaaaagcCAGAAGCAATGGAAGTAGATGAAAAGAACGGTAGTAAAGAAGATAAAGAAGAAGACAAAGATATTAAAGAAGTAGAACAAGAAGAAGATGATATAACGGAAAGTGACGTCAATAAGCCGAGTGATGAAGATCTGATGAAAGTTATCAGATATTTAATAGCTGCTGGATGCGACGTTAACCTTCCG GGTCCTGATGGTATGACGGCGCTGCACATGGCGGCGCAGCATGGCGGGCTGGCGGCGTGCAGGCTGCTGCTGGAGGAAGGTCGCGCGCTGGTGGACGCACGAGACCACGGAGGCTGGACCCCGCTCGTCTGGGCCGCTGAGAACAGCCATCCTGATGTCGTCAG TCTGCTGCTGGAGTGGGGTGCGGATGCTGCGGCGCGCGACGCTGAGGGCAATGGCGTTGTACACTGGTGTGCGCTGCATGGCGACGCGAACTCACTGCGTCTGTTGCTGCACGCTGCACCGCATGCGCACGCGCACACCAACGCGCACGCAGACACACCACT ACATGTCGCGGCACGACAGGGTCATTACGCCTGTGTAGTTATGCTACTTGCTCGAGGTGCGAGG ACCGATGTGGAGAACTCTGGTGGTGAGCTGCCGGTGGAGGTGTGCTCGGGTCAGTGTCAGACTGCCATCTCCCTCAACATGCAGATGGCGCTCGCCGTCTCAGATAAACCCGTCCGCTGTAGACTGCTGTGCAA CGATATATCTAAAGGGCGCGAGCCGTTCCCTGTGCCTTGTATCAACGAGGTGGACGATATAGCCGCGCCCGACGACTTCACGTATGTCACTCGTCACGTTACACCCACACCCTTGCACCTCGACACCGCGCTAGCCACGCTGCAG GGATGTAGATGTGAGGGCAGCGAGTGTGTGTCGGGCgagtgcgcgtgcgcagcgcTGGGTGTGCGCGCCTGGTACCGCGCCGGACGTCTGCCGCGCACCTTTCCTTATCACGACCCGCCCATGTTGTTTGAGTGCAACCAGACATGCGCCTGCAATGCG CGTACATGTGGTAACCGCGTGATATCGCGGCTGCAGCAGCTGGGCTCGCTGGGTGCGCGTGTTGCTGTAGTACGTACATCTCGGTGTGGGTGGGCGCTGCGTGCGCTGCAACCGCTGCTCTCCGGCGCACCTGCAGCGCTTTACTGCGGCGAGCTGCTGCCGCACACTGCTGCAGACGCACGCGCACACGACCACTACATGTTCGCTTTGGACCTCAAGCAGGATCTCCTCGAT GATGGCGGTGGTGGGGGTGAGAGAGGGGGCGAGGTCGCGGAGCAGCTGTGCGTGGACGCGGCACAGTTTGGGAGTGCAGCGCGCTTCATCAACCACAGCTGTCGGCCAAACCTGGCGCCTGTGCGTGTCTTCACTGATGTACGCGACCTGCGTCTTCCCAACGTTGCTCTTTTCGCACTTAGAGACATCGCCGCCGGCGAGGAGCTCAC tttcGACTACGGAGACAAATTTTGGTCGGTTAAGTCCAAGTTCATGAAGTGCGAGTGTGACGCCCCGGACTGCAGATATCCCACCAAGTCTACAGAAGAATAA